One segment of Aquimarina sp. BL5 DNA contains the following:
- a CDS encoding DNA cytosine methyltransferase → MNSKDSNTLSGNVLKAVDFFCGAGGVTCGFSKIGIKVLGGIDIDPKFKKTYEENNKTTFINEDVSELSLHPERLKELLPIQENDDNLIFVGCSPCQYYSNLKSDKTKSEAGRLLLDDFKEFVLLYKPGFVFIENVPGLGTKDGSPIDRFKKTLKKEGYTFDDGVRNAKYFDVPQNRRRYVLIASRVIDEIKLPEEQKEKSKIITVQEVIGDYNKFPPIQDGYKDSSKLQHSVAKLSDLNLKRVKKIPKNGGTRKAWENDKELQLECYKTHKGHYDVYGRLFWSKPSPTITTRFIYTSTGRYSHPEQDRGLSLREGATLQSFPLDYHFYSSNQGAIATMIGNAVPPKLAEKIGLSIKNQWDKWQHSKQKHVL, encoded by the coding sequence TTGAATTCAAAAGACAGTAATACACTTTCAGGAAACGTATTAAAAGCAGTAGATTTCTTCTGTGGAGCGGGTGGAGTCACTTGTGGTTTTTCTAAAATTGGTATTAAAGTACTCGGAGGAATTGACATCGATCCAAAGTTTAAAAAAACCTATGAGGAAAATAATAAGACAACTTTTATAAATGAAGATGTTTCTGAATTAAGTTTGCATCCAGAAAGGTTAAAGGAATTACTCCCAATACAAGAAAATGATGACAATCTTATATTTGTAGGTTGTAGTCCTTGTCAGTATTATTCTAATTTGAAATCAGACAAAACAAAATCGGAAGCTGGGAGGTTATTGTTAGACGACTTTAAGGAATTTGTTTTATTATATAAACCTGGTTTTGTTTTTATTGAAAATGTTCCTGGATTAGGAACGAAAGATGGAAGTCCGATAGATAGATTCAAAAAAACTTTGAAAAAAGAAGGGTATACTTTCGATGACGGTGTTCGGAATGCCAAATATTTTGATGTTCCTCAAAATAGAAGACGATATGTACTTATCGCGTCCAGAGTTATTGATGAAATTAAACTTCCAGAAGAACAAAAGGAGAAAAGCAAAATAATAACTGTACAGGAAGTAATAGGGGATTACAATAAGTTTCCCCCTATCCAAGATGGGTATAAGGATAGTTCAAAATTACAACATTCCGTTGCAAAGCTTTCTGATTTAAACCTTAAAAGAGTTAAGAAAATACCTAAAAATGGAGGGACGCGTAAAGCTTGGGAAAATGATAAAGAATTGCAATTAGAATGCTATAAAACCCACAAAGGTCATTATGATGTTTATGGGAGATTGTTTTGGAGCAAACCTTCACCAACTATAACTACACGTTTTATATATACAAGTACAGGAAGATATTCACACCCCGAACAGGATAGAGGACTCTCTTTAAGAGAAGGAGCGACATTACAGTCGTTTCCGCTGGACTACCATTTCTATTCGTCTAATCAAGGAGCAATTGCTACTATGATTGGAAATGCAGTACCCCCTAAATTAGCCGAAAAGATAGGATTATCAATAAAAAATCAATGGGATAAATGGCAACATTCAAAGCAAAAGCACGTGCTGTAG
- a CDS encoding ATP-binding protein: protein MATFKAKARAVELLGKGQIADLPTAITELWKNGYDAYAKNLTCKLFLDSYKDNQRPIFLLSDDGFGMSESDILNRWFVLGTDSKARGQRIQPHFGLKERTPMGEKGIGRLSVSYLGSQMLMLSKKEGEKANAMIMDWRILDNYDFFLEDLNIPLFSFDTIKEFNSELSKAKKTFQGNLKKEKWEDQKEYREDIIRDWNSFDLPDFIEEELISKFCDVNYHCTTFITLTPHDQILELSDKDRIELKGDSSLTYLRASLSGLHNDLKDPDKDFETHFLIYDASGKYDLIDDFFTQKEMRNADHWLKGEFDENGFFSGEIKVFNKREKYTFRPNRPPGKTTYGPFAIEWGSVEGNISSSQLNNEQYRIIDEKLETFGGLYIYRDDFRVLPYGRTEADFLEFEKRRSLGAGYYFFSHRRFMGYIDLSREKNPTLRDKAGREGFIQNKAYREFRDDLIEFFIDVAKRYMRVDSKNEEYSTYREEQLSEIQSKYKKQSNAAKKKNKKTKKAFLEDLKENTTKIPELLKEIDELEGKITKESEAIEINYNSYNGLISVLEEKKNELRSLKLQKPQNVSVTQRQEKEYHSYQKSYRATEDRVRSCVKIVEKTRERINTENLKLEFNDKFRSHIKFLGKQFSNFQSVSSEGFDRIYKSLGEEKDVQIDLFKIQSEPLKLNTSDTKEDITAKIKNLESIIEEQKITIQESFGGFITHVSNLQIDVDDDFLRSWYEKQNIELEKRIQDYEELAQLGMSIEIIDHQFNVMYSQMNDAINEIDQFARKNKEIDFSFKQLKNAFQHMEGNYKLLKPLYRTSRRVREVIYGHQIEKYIKDFFKNDFKRYRIDFSVNDAFREYDFFSYDSIVKPVFLNIISNANYWLIPVEDRKIRIELEDQEIRIMNSGEPIDDSHLEDVFTIFFTRKRDGRGIGLYLAKKNLQSIGYEIFASNDPTKNKLNGACFIIKKSK from the coding sequence ATGGCAACATTCAAAGCAAAAGCACGTGCTGTAGAACTACTTGGAAAAGGCCAAATAGCAGATTTACCAACGGCAATTACTGAATTATGGAAGAACGGTTATGATGCTTATGCTAAAAACTTAACTTGTAAGCTTTTTCTAGATTCTTACAAGGATAATCAAAGACCTATTTTTTTACTTTCAGATGACGGGTTTGGTATGTCTGAATCTGATATTTTAAACAGATGGTTTGTACTTGGAACTGACTCTAAAGCTAGGGGGCAAAGAATCCAGCCTCATTTCGGTTTAAAGGAGAGAACTCCCATGGGAGAAAAAGGAATTGGTCGTTTATCTGTATCCTATTTAGGAAGCCAGATGCTAATGTTGTCCAAAAAGGAAGGTGAAAAAGCTAATGCTATGATAATGGATTGGCGGATTTTGGATAATTATGATTTCTTCTTAGAGGATTTAAACATTCCATTATTTTCTTTTGACACGATAAAAGAATTCAATTCTGAATTATCAAAAGCTAAAAAAACCTTTCAAGGAAATCTCAAAAAAGAAAAATGGGAAGATCAGAAAGAATATAGAGAAGATATTATAAGAGATTGGAATTCTTTTGATTTGCCTGATTTTATAGAAGAAGAACTAATTTCCAAATTTTGTGATGTAAATTATCATTGTACCACTTTTATAACTTTAACTCCTCATGATCAGATATTAGAGCTTTCTGATAAAGATAGAATAGAATTAAAGGGAGATAGTTCTCTTACATATTTAAGAGCTTCTCTTAGTGGGTTACATAATGATTTAAAGGATCCAGATAAAGATTTTGAAACCCATTTCTTAATTTATGATGCTAGCGGTAAATACGACTTGATTGATGATTTCTTTACTCAGAAAGAAATGAGAAATGCAGACCACTGGTTAAAAGGTGAGTTTGATGAAAATGGTTTTTTCTCGGGAGAGATCAAGGTGTTTAATAAAAGAGAAAAATATACGTTTCGCCCTAACCGCCCTCCAGGTAAAACAACTTATGGCCCTTTTGCTATTGAATGGGGATCTGTTGAAGGTAATATTTCAAGTTCACAGCTTAATAATGAACAATACAGAATTATTGATGAAAAACTTGAAACCTTTGGTGGTTTGTATATTTATAGAGATGATTTTCGCGTTTTACCTTATGGTAGAACAGAAGCAGATTTTTTAGAATTTGAAAAGAGAAGAAGCTTAGGTGCAGGATATTATTTCTTTAGCCATAGAAGGTTTATGGGATATATTGACCTCTCTAGAGAAAAAAACCCCACTTTAAGAGATAAAGCAGGTCGAGAAGGATTTATTCAGAATAAAGCCTATAGGGAGTTTAGAGATGATCTAATTGAATTCTTTATAGATGTAGCTAAACGCTATATGAGAGTTGATTCTAAGAACGAGGAATATTCTACTTATCGAGAAGAACAACTATCTGAAATTCAATCGAAATACAAAAAACAATCCAACGCAGCTAAAAAGAAAAACAAAAAAACAAAAAAGGCATTTCTTGAAGACTTAAAAGAAAACACAACAAAAATTCCTGAACTCCTAAAAGAGATTGATGAATTGGAAGGCAAAATTACCAAAGAATCAGAAGCAATAGAGATCAATTATAACAGTTACAATGGGTTGATTAGTGTGTTAGAAGAGAAAAAGAATGAACTAAGATCATTAAAACTTCAAAAACCTCAGAATGTATCAGTTACCCAAAGGCAAGAAAAAGAATATCATTCTTACCAAAAATCGTATCGCGCTACTGAGGATCGAGTTCGATCCTGTGTTAAGATTGTAGAGAAAACAAGAGAACGTATAAATACAGAAAATCTAAAACTGGAATTTAATGACAAATTCCGATCTCATATAAAATTTTTAGGAAAGCAATTTTCTAATTTTCAATCTGTTTCTAGTGAGGGTTTTGATAGAATATATAAGTCTTTGGGAGAGGAAAAAGATGTACAAATTGATCTTTTTAAAATACAATCTGAACCTCTTAAACTTAATACTTCAGATACAAAAGAAGACATTACCGCGAAAATAAAGAATCTGGAATCAATTATTGAGGAGCAGAAAATTACAATTCAGGAATCTTTTGGAGGTTTTATAACCCATGTTTCTAATCTACAGATTGATGTTGATGATGACTTTTTGAGGAGTTGGTACGAAAAGCAAAATATAGAATTAGAGAAAAGAATACAAGATTATGAAGAACTTGCTCAATTAGGTATGTCCATTGAGATTATTGATCATCAATTTAATGTCATGTATTCTCAAATGAATGACGCTATTAATGAAATAGATCAATTTGCTCGAAAGAATAAGGAAATAGATTTCAGTTTCAAACAGCTTAAAAATGCTTTCCAACATATGGAAGGTAATTACAAGTTATTAAAACCTCTATATAGGACTAGTAGAAGAGTAAGAGAAGTAATTTACGGACATCAAATAGAAAAATACATCAAAGATTTCTTTAAAAATGATTTTAAAAGATATAGAATTGATTTCTCAGTAAATGATGCATTTAGAGAGTACGACTTCTTCTCTTATGATTCCATAGTAAAACCGGTTTTTTTGAATATAATCAGTAACGCAAATTATTGGTTGATTCCAGTTGAAGATCGTAAAATAAGAATAGAACTAGAAGATCAGGAAATTAGAATTATGAATTCAGGTGAACCTATAGATGATTCTCACCTGGAAGATGTCTTTACTATTTTCTTTACCAGAAAAAGGGATGGTAGAGGTATCGGATTATATTTAGCTAAAAAGAATTTACAATCGATAGGTTACGAGATATTTGCTTCTAACGACCCCACCAAGAATAAACTTAACGGAGCTTGTTTTATTATTAAAAAATCTAAATAA